The segment tagggacctgaaaaattcgcgggttcaatgaccgctagcatgaactccatagttctaagtacactcattcaaatgtcacccactcattggctgctgtcttgtgagacgtcccaacgtagcagtctgtgatttgatgctgctttagttgagtttttctcactggcccagagtcatccaggtgagttgtgagccaatagcagaggcagcactgaggtataactatttgaattttagcctatcgcgaaatgaatccgcgaatttttccggtctctatgcatcaCATCTGAGATGTAACGCATGTCTCTCGAATGTTCTGTTTCAGCTCGCCTGACCATCTCCTGTTCCGAAACGTGAGTTTCCCCGCATGAGTACAGCCGCTTTAGGTTAAGTGTGGGCGTacacgggggaaaaaaaggaaggggAGAGATAAAGAGTGAGCTAGCTgtacggaaattattattttctgatcCTCGGCTGTCTGTCATAAACGTTTTTACATGAAAGAGAAACATTGAATAAATTAAACTGTGTATATTGCcttcacaaaaatttttaaattaaaaatttaaaatatgcattAAGAGGAAAATATTACGGAAAaccattttggtaaaaaaaataacaaacatgttaaacacatatgatatttttttttagtttgttttcaaCACGATAAAAATTCCACAAtacgttagttttttttaaaaacaagaatatTTTATGCGTTCGCGGTCATTAAACTGTTTTAATTATGTAGTTTTAGCTGCGTTGCTCTGGTAGCGTAACCGAAATATGCTCTGCTAAACACAGCAGGATTCTTCATGGTTGAGAAACCGTGACTTTTCCAACCCTGAATATTCCTACTGCATTAAAAAGAGAAACGTTGGAATAATCTACCAGTTAAACATGGCTTTACTTGAAAGCCATTATAGTTCATTACAaggattaatttaaaattgtacatcaCGTGATCTATGTTATTGCTAGGGTTGAACTATGAATATGactttaaagttattaaaatcaCTAAATAAACACTTgataacttaaaatatattttttcaaccatAAAAGTagattcaaaatttaaattcatttcatatcatTGTTATAATTACCACTCTCAAGGCTCAATTTCACTCGCCATTTTCCTTATGCAAATGTTttcctacaaaaaaatatttacggtATTTTCTTATAAATTTACCCCGATATCTCTCCACCATTAAGTATAGAATTTTTTCAACAATTATTTActaaatctatataaataaaaatgtaaatgtttgttcgtTCAAAAACTTAAATCAAGTCTCTGAAAGCTCATCACTGATTGCTTTAAAATGtcgacacaacgttgcattcgaaaaCGTCATACTTGTGACAGGTATAATGATACATAAAAATTTAGAtaggttaaaatatataaaaaaaatgtttgtgtgtgtacgtcttctatttttaaaatatcaagaTATAGATAGAAGGATAAAGACATAGAGAGTAATAGATATAAAAAAAGGTATTGATAGATGAAGGAACATTACAGATGTAAAGAGAGATATAGAGGATAATGAGTTagggatatatatataggtaGAGAGATTTAGAggataaatagttaaaatatatagatatatagagagaagTAGAGAGATAAAGAAGATAATGAGTTAGGGCTATATGtaaagagagagagtgtgagagagaaagAGGTAGAGATATTTATAGGTTAATGATATagggatatatagatatataaagatatatatagatatatagagagaggtagaaggagagagagaaggagaaggATTGAGATAGAGAAAGAAACAAAGCTGTGTATGGATATATCTGTGGGGTTGTGGAAGAGAGGGTTAggtcaaaaacatcaaattttaagagaggcGGAAGTAAGTCAAGGATTATTTGAAGTATATgccttttgacactttatatggttTATAGTTTTGTGTTGCCTGTATAAAATATcaacaattaataatataacgactaatatttgatcgtgaaaaataatattagactttcttccacctctcttaaaatttgatgttttagacttaaccctctcttccataacaccacagataTAAAGATGCAGTGTTTTTTTGAGATAAGGTATTGATAGATGGAGGAACATTACATTACAGATGTATAGAGAATATAGAGGAAAATGAGttagaaatatatatacttatatagaAAGAGGTAGAGAGGTATAGAGGATAATGTGTTagggatatatagatatatatatatatatatatatatatataaatatatagaggtagagagatatagaggatAATGAGtcagatatatagagagatagagagatatagaggataatgagataaaaatatatatatatagagcgaAGTAGAGAGATATAGAAGATAATGAGTTAGGgctataaatacacacacacacacacacacacacacatatatatatatatatatatatatatatatatatatatagagagagagagagagagagggagagagagaggtagagagatatagataagGTGAAGGATGGAGATAGAGACAGAAACATAGGCCTAGTTGTGTATGGATATATAAAGATGCCTAGTGATATGGAGATAGAGAGGGGTAGAGAGAGATGCAATAAGCAATAACTAAATGTAAAGAGGCATGGCATGACGAGGGGAAGGTGCGCTGCGCAGGGGTTAGACATCCCGCAGTTCGACATCGAGGCGCCCGTGTGCTGCGCGGGCTACGAGCGCAACGCCACCACGCTGCGCTGCCAGCCGCGATGCAGCCAGGGCTGCCCCAACGGCCGCTGCGTGGCGCCCGACTCCTGCCGCTGCCTGCCGCAGTTCGCGCGCAGCCTGGCGGGCCACTGCGTGCCCACCTGCCCCGCCGGCTGCCTGCACGGCCGCTGCTACGGCGAGGAGTGCGTGTGCGACCCGGGACACCGCCCTCACGGCCGCATCTGCGCGCCGCGCTGCCAGGGCAGCTGCAGGGGCGGCAACTGCACCGCGCCCAACGTCTGCACCTGCAGGAGGGCGGGTGAGCCGTGCACTAGCCTGGGAGCGCTCTGAGGGGAGGGGTGTCCCTGCCAGGGCAGCTGCAGGGGCGACAACTGCTCCGCCCCCAACGTCTGCACCTGCAGGAGGGCGGGTGAGCCGTGCACTAGCCTGGGAGCGCTCTGAGGGGAGGGGTGTCCCTGCCAGGGCAGCTGCAGGGGCGACAACTGCTCCGCCCCCAACGTCTGCACCTGCAGGAGGGCGGGTGAGCCGTGCACTAGCCTGGGAGCGCTCTGTGGTGGGAGGGGGGTGTCCCTGCCAGGGCAGCTGCAGGGGCGGCAACTGCACCGCGCCCAACGTCTGCACCTGCGGGAGGGCGGGTGAACCGTGCACTAGCCTGGGAGCGCTCTGAGGGGTGGGGTGTCCCTGCCAGGGCAGCTGCAGGGGCGGCAACTGCACTGCTCCCAACGTCTGCACCTGAAGGAGGGCGGGTGAGCCGTGCACTAGCCTGGGAGCGCTCTAAAGGGCGGGAAAATGCAAAACCCCCAATATGTGGACCTGCAAGATAGAATCCACGCTtgtctacatactcgggcaaacttcaCATGAttttggctgttgacttgtgaggcATCTCATCTGgttaacttgtgattcgatacttcttagaCTGATTGTCCCATAGTTTTCTAGATCATTAGTGAGCAATAGccgaagcagcactaatgtagcctgtaattatttgaattttagaatatAATAAAGCTagcaagttatttttttaaaggggAAATCTGGGCGGAAGGCGTGAAAACATTACGATTGTTTTTGCAGTACTCGTTGGTTGTCCGCTGGACTTTGGTAATACCATTTTAAGATTGAATCTAATTATTAAACCACCctacagtaaaattaaatatataatattattttgcaCAAAATAAAGGTAAACCATGTTTCATAATGTAATCTGGTTATTTGATTGTTATTCTTAGTTTAGAAAAGAAATGTAGTTCTGCTTACCGACTAACTAATCAGGCTTGAGTGGGAAAAGTAGGAACCAAAAAAAGCTATTTTAGGTCTCAAACAgtattataacataataaattttttttaacttttaacagACCACtgaaagttttatttcactaaggTAAATATCACACACTAAAGGATTTCCATATAATTTGGCCTAGCATGCAGTGTCGGTATTAGGCGCATTACAGTTGTGCCTAATAATTTCTCAAacactaatttaatttaaattaaatgcttATATCTTCATAACATTAATCATTTGTAGCGGCCAGTCATGATTAAATAATGACATTCCATTTAATTGTATACAGTGCTTTAacgaaacaaaattttgaaaataataaataaagttttcatGGCTGTTGACACCACGTTGGTGTCTTGtggttactatatatatatatatatatatatatatatatatatatgtgtgtgtgtgtgtgtgtgtatatatatgtgtgtgtatatatatatatgtgtgtatatatatatatatatatatatatatatgtgtgtgtgtgtgtgtgtgtgtgtgtgtgtgtgtgtgtgtgtgtgtaaacatacaaatatatacacatatatccTTACCAAGAAAGAACAATCAAATGACAATGCTGTATGTCGACAGTAAGCTGTATGATAACCCGGGTGTTGCTTCCTTGTCGCAGGCTACGTGGTGAATGCCGAGGGCGACTGCGAGCCCTTCTGCCAGGGCGGCTGTGTGAACGCTCGGTGCTCGGCCCCCAACTTGTGCACGTGCTTGGAAGGCTACAAGAAGCACCCCGGCCAAGGAGCCAGCCCCAACACGTGCGTGCCGGACTGCTTCGACAAGTGCGTGAACGGCTACTGCGCCGGCCCGGGGCGGTGCGTGTGCCATCCGGGCTACGCCCTCGGCCAGCAGAGGTTCGTCTGCGTGCCTGACTGCCGGCCGCGCTGCGTCAACGCCACCTGCACGGCGCCGGGGGTCTGCACCTGCCAGCCGGGCCACTACAAGGTGGGCGGGGACGGCGGCGGCCATGTTTGCGCGGGCGTGGCCGGTGGGGGAGGAGCCTGCGGCGACTGCGCCAACGGCCGCTGCTCGGGTGGGAGGTGCGTGTGCTACGACGGCTACGACAGGAACCACACGTCCAATCGCTGCGTCCCGCGCTGCCCCGCCCCGTGCGGCCACGGCAACTGCTCCGCCCCGAACCTCTGCAGCTGCGACCCGGGCTACGCCTTCGACTTCTACAAGAAGGAGTGTAAGCTGAAGTGCAGCCCGCCCTGCGTGAACGGGGCCTGCGTGGACGGCAACAGCTGCAGCTGTCACCCGGGCTTCGCTCGGGACGCCACCGACTGGACCGGTCGCCGGTGCCTGCCCCTGTGCGACCCGTTCTGCGTCAACGCCGTCTGCTCCAGTCCGAACCAGTGCACCTGCAAGGCAGGGTTCGCCAAGGACCGTCACTCTGGCCTCGATTACGTCTGCGTGCCGGATACCGGCCTGAGTCACAGCGCTATGACTACACGGTCGTACGGGCGATGACATGTTTGTACAGGCTCCATGGTACATGTTTATTCGTGTATACAGTTTACTAAGAACAAAATGTATGTACTGCTATTATGAAATATAGATTTCTTTTATGCATTAGCTAGGTTGCTTATTATTAGTGTTACGACTGCGAAATCTGCGTTCCACGGCTTCGGGATATTCTGTATGAACAagaccctgtcacactgtcaaactttcacCTGACACACCTTCAAATAAAGTTGGTCAAATAATGTTGGAGTGTTGTAATGACACCAACAAAAACACTAgcatagccatgtttgtttgacaaacTGAATTacttgagtttccataaaatagTTTTGTATGTAAGACTGGTTTCATATATGCTCtatgaatattaataatagtGAACAAAACCCTGGAATATAgtcggtaaactaaaataatcatagttacaaggaatcacaagttttaaaatacctaataaaagtagcatttaaaaaaaaaaacaagaaatggAAAGAAAACAAACGTACTATAAAAACCAACCCATCAAAGATGTCACACAAATTTCCAATAGCGATTAACGTTgattaatattcaaatatttgatTGACGCCATTGCATGTATTTTCGTAGACATTTTTGAATAAATGTAATGTTTTAGATAATTAAATTAGACAACAATATTATAGTATatcaagttaaattatttttatttatcatgtttGAACTCCATCTTCGCAAACACACTAAAATTTGTA is part of the Bacillus rossius redtenbacheri isolate Brsri chromosome 8, Brsri_v3, whole genome shotgun sequence genome and harbors:
- the LOC134535159 gene encoding epidermal growth factor-like protein — protein: MAGAGLLLVLPVLLGAAAAGETSTAPGGWVAAVLGRLVDGLVRRYEAEERGRRVCGSETISSPDHLLFRNGLDIPQFDIEAPVCCAGYERNATTLRCQPRCSQGCPNGRCVAPDSCRCLPQFARSLAGHCVPTCPAGCLHGRCYGEECVCDPGHRPHGRICAPRCQGSCRGGNCTAPNVCTCRRAGYVVNAEGDCEPFCQGGCVNARCSAPNLCTCLEGYKKHPGQGASPNTCVPDCFDKCVNGYCAGPGRCVCHPGYALGQQRFVCVPDCRPRCVNATCTAPGVCTCQPGHYKVGGDGGGHVCAGVAGGGGACGDCANGRCSGGRCVCYDGYDRNHTSNRCVPRCPAPCGHGNCSAPNLCSCDPGYAFDFYKKECKLKCSPPCVNGACVDGNSCSCHPGFARDATDWTGRRCLPLCDPFCVNAVCSSPNQCTCKAGFAKDRHSGLDYVCVPDTGLSHSAMTTRSYGR